The following coding sequences are from one Schizosaccharomyces osmophilus chromosome 1, complete sequence window:
- the mik1 gene encoding M phase inhibitor protein kinase Mik1, with amino-acid sequence MDSVSMTPSTPTRSSFSSLDDHARKRRLFSGNESIISDSMSNESYSPQSQINNASAFEDSPHTPLMNPKKNVRLSTTLRRGLFSRMDVDEKKPPGLLPSLLDCKRKDSDQRQENITPLDKNHTNFSGALSTGLLSKREKQMLWEINSTNPKSEQPHTPCKRISHMSSGYPESPTSPSSLLLRRKCPGPDFLQCLKSEKSASEDLEDSMDMLPLPTFSCSPDEYMSTYNTPTKSQSIFLHTPPTTSWKEDEDEDEDESSSLSWTPTSPNLFSTMSHDEFNDVDRCTEMLYGRFCQVKLLRESDFSYVYKVSKMAEDFSIVKIVKRKGNSTKETMRQIQEANILNQVRDSPRIVNMVDFWEHKDQLFLQLEYCENGDLGTFLTELGLMQVLDSFRVWKILLQLGQGLFYLHRLGVVHLDVKPSNVLITREGNLKISDFGLSSSLPVSSLSDLEGDRMYIAPEVLMMHAYDKPADIFSLGLSMIEAATNVVLPDNGLEWQRLRSADFSDLPKLTQFLTPQEQMLLSKTACAESLEKMLYRMIAPDPEDRITAEQLLSTDEIGYVHEQSKLPAIIFEDRSSWLETTL; translated from the exons ATGGATTCTGTTTCTATGACACCTAGTACACCAACGCGTTCatcgttttcttccttaGATGACCATGCACGGAAAAGGCGACTGTTTTCTGGGAATGAAAGCATCATTAGTGATTCAATGTCCAATGAGTCCTACTCACCTCAATCGCAAATCAACAATGCTTCCGCATTCGAAGACAGTCCACATACGCCATTGATGAATCCTAAGAAAAATGTGCGCTTATCTACTACTTTACGACGTGGATTGTTCTCTCGAATGGATGTCGACGAAAAAAAACCACCGGGACTCCTTCCTAGTCTTTTAGActgtaaaagaaaagatagtGATCAACGTCAAGAGAATATAACACCTTTAGATAAAAATCatacaaatttttctgGTGCACTTAGTACAGGGCTCTTGTCGAAACgcgaaaaacaaatgttaTGGGAAATCAATTCAACTAACCCAAAAAGCGAACAACCTCACACACCCTGTAAACGCATTTCTCATATGAGCAGTGGTTACCCAGAATCCCCAACGTCCCCTTCTTCCCTACTACTTCGCAGGAAGTGCCCTGGTCCTGATTTTTTGCAATGCTTGAAGTCCGAAAAGTCGGCATCTGAGGATTTGGAAGACAGCATGGATATGCTACCATTGCCAACATTTTCTTGTAGCCCTGATGAGTACATGAGTACTTATAATACGCCAACTAAGTCTCAATCTATTTTTCTACATACTCCCCCTACGACAAGTTGGAAAGAAGATGAGgacgaagatgaagatgaatcGTCATCGCTGAGTTGGACACCTACAAGTCCAAACCTCTTTAGTACAATGAGTCATGATGAGTTTAATGATGTCGACCGCTGTACCGAAATGCTGTATGGCCGATTTTGCCAGGTGAAATTGTTGCGCGAAAGTGATTTCTCTTATGTTTACAAGGTTTCAAAAATGGCTGAAGATTTTTCGATTGTGAAAATTGTGAAGAGAAAAGGTAATAGCACGAAGGAAACTATGCGACAAATTCAGGAAGCCAATATTCTGAATCAGGTGCGCGACTCTCCGCGCATTGTGAACATGGTCGACTTTTGGGAACATAAAgatcaactttttcttcaactaGAATATTGCGAAAATGGTGATTTAGGCACATTTTTAACGGAACTGGGTTTAATGCAAGTACTCGATTCGTTCCGTGTTTGGAAAATTCTATTACAGTTGGGCCAG GGTTTATTCTACTTGCATAGGCTCGGAGTTGTGCATCTAGACGTGAAGCCTTCGAATGTGCTTATTACCCGCGAAGGAAATCTAAAAATTTCCGACTTTGGTTTATCTTCAAGTCTTCCAGTTTCTTCATTGTCAGACTTGGAGGGGGACAGGATGTACATAGCACCGGAAGTATTAATGATGCATGCTTATGATAAACCGGCcgatattttttctttgggCCTTAGCATGATTGAGGCAGCGACCAACGTGGTTCTTCCAGACAACGGTCTCGAATGGCAGCGATTACGCTCAGCCGATTTTTCTGATTTGCCAAAGTTAACACAGTTCCTGACACCCCAGGAACAGATGTTACTGTCGAAAACGGCTTGTGCTGAGtctcttgaaaaaatgcTTTATAGAATGATAGCACCAGATCCAGAAGATCGAATCACTGCTGAACAGCTGCTAAGCACGGATGAAATCGGGTATGTGCATGAACAATCAAAATTACCAGCGatcatttttgaagatcgTTCTTCCTGGCTGGAAACCACTCTTTAG
- the ssb1 gene encoding DNA replication factor A subunit Ssb1, producing the protein MAERLSVGSLRVINTSDSSSYPPNPVLQVLTVKELNSNPTSGAPKRYRVVLSDSINYAQSMLSTQLNHLVAENKLAKGAFVQLTQFTVNIMKERKILIVLGLDVLTELGFMEKIGNPAGLETVDSLRQQPQPPVNEGSLNQPSAPANYPANTGSFYGNNSPSTAPAPPPMVKRPSGPNPANGYSTIIYPIEGLSPYQNKWTIRARVTNKSDIKHWHNQRGEGKLFSVNLLDESGEIRATGFNDQVDAFYDILHEGQVYYISRCRVNIAKKQFTNVQNEYELMFERDTEIKKAEDQSAVPVARFSFVSLQEVGNVAKDAVIDVIGVLQSIGPVQQITSRATSRGFDKRDITVVDQTGFEMRITLWGKLAIEFSAPEESVLAFKGVKVNDFQGRSLSMLTSSTMSTDPDIQESHLLKGWYDGQGRGQDFAKHSNNASISSVSGRSAERKTIADVQAEHLGMSETPDYFSLKGTIVYIRKKNVSYPACPAPDCNKKIFDQGGSWRCEKCNKEYDAPQYRYIMTIAVGDHTGQLWLNVFDDVGKIIMHKSADELNDYQENDENAFMNCMAEACYMPYIFQCRAKQDNFKGETRVRYTVTSLSQMNWQEESKKLIDYIQGAN; encoded by the exons atggcCGAACGGCTTTCCGTTGGTTCGTTGCGTGTTATAAA CACCTCAGATTCTTCGTCTTATCCTCCAAATCCTGTTCTTCAGGTATTGACGGTTAAAGAATTAAACTCGAACCCCACATCTGGAGCACCTAAACGCTATCGTGTTGTTCTTTCCGACTCCATTAACTATGCACAGTCCATGCTTAGCACTCAACTCAACCACTTAGTAGCTGAAAATAAGCTTGCGAAGGGTGCTTTTGTGCAACTCACACAATTTACGGTCAATAtcatgaaagaaagaaagatcTTGATTGTTCTTGGTCTAGACGTATTAACTGAACTTGGATTCATGGAAAAGATTGGAAACCCGGCCGGGTTAGAAACTGTAGACTCACTGCGTCAACAACCTCAACCTCCCGTAAATGAAGGATCCTTGAATCAACCTTCTGCGCCCGCCAACTATCCTGCTAACACAGGTAGTTTTTACGGAAATAACTCACCCAGTACTGCACCTGCTCCTCCCCCGATGGTAAAGAGACCTTCGGGTCCTAATCCAGCAAATGGTTACAGCACTATCATCTATCCTATCGAAGGTCTTTCTCCTTATCAAAACAAGTGGACCATTCGGGCTCGTGTTACCAACAAGTCCGATATCAAACACTGGCATAACCAACGTGGCGAGGGAAAGCTTTTCAGCGTCAATTTATTAGATGAAAGTGGCGAGATTCGAGCTACTGGGTTCAACGATCAGGTGGACGCTTTTTACGACATTTTGCATGAAGGCCAAGTTTACTACATCAGTCGCTGTCGTGTCAACATCGccaaaaaacaattcaCGAATGTTCAGAATGAGTACGAGCTTATGTTTGAGCGTGATAccgaaataaaaaaagctGAAGATCAATCCGCTGTACCTGTAGCAAGATTTAGTTTTGTCTCGTTACAAGAAGTTGGCAATGTTGCCAAGGACGCTGTAATTGATGTTATTGGTGTCTTGCAAAGTATCGGTCCTGTGCAACAAATCACCAGCCGCGCTACTTCTCGGGGTTTTGATAAGCGTGATATTACTGTTGTTGATCAAACTGGGTTTGAAATGAGGATTACTTTATGGGGAAAACTTGCAATTGAATTCTCCGCTCCCGAAGAGAGCGTTTTGGCCTTCAAGGGTGTAAAAGTAAACGATTTCCAAGGTCGATCTTTATCTATGTTAACTAGTAGCACCATGTCTACTGATCCCGATATCCAAGAATCTCACCTGCTGAAAGGCTGGTATGATGGACAGGGTAGAGGCCAAGATTTTGCCAAACATAGCAATAATGCATCAATCAGCTCCGTTTCTGGACGCTCAGCGGAAAGGAAGACCATTGCAGACGTTCAAGCGGAACATTTGGGCATGTCCGAAACACCTGACTATTTTAGTTTGAAAGGTACAATTGTTTATATCCGAAAGAAGAACGTATCGTACCCTGCGTGCCCTGCGCCAGATTGcaataaaaagattttcGACCAAGGGGGTTCTTGGCGATGTGAGAAATGTAATAAAGAATATGATGCTCCTCAATATCGATACATTATGACTATTGCAGTTGGTGATCATACTGGACAACTTTGGTTAAATGTTTTTGATGATGTTGGCAAAATAATTATGCATAAATCTGCGGACGAACTTAACGATTATCAAGAGAACGATGAAAAcgcttttatgaattgtaTGGCTGAAGCATGCTACATGCCATATATCTTTCAATGTCGCGCAAAGCAAGATAACTTTAAAGGAGAGACTCGTGTTCGTTACACTGTCACTTCCTTAAGTCAAATGAACTGGCAAGAAGAATCCAAGAAATTGATTGATTATATCCAAGGTGCAAACTAA